A window of Benincasa hispida cultivar B227 chromosome 9, ASM972705v1, whole genome shotgun sequence genomic DNA:
GGGACTTAGTCAAACAAAGTTAAAGAATATTACTTTACAAGATAAACTATGTTTATGAAAAGTAAAATGAGTGACAGTGTCGAAGTGTTGGTACAAATTTTCGATTAAAACTTCAATCTTTGATTGATTTAAGGGATATGTGTGTTCATAATTAGATCGTTGGTGTACTATTCATTATAGAATCTCAAAGAGTAAAATGATAAACTAATATGTTCGTAATTATGAATAATTTAGGAGTGATAGCAAATGTGTAAAAGTTATAACCATATCCAACTGTTTCATAACTCAACGGTCAAAAAACATGAATAACATTCTCTATAAGTCAAACTTTCGACATTTCAACTCCACATTTTTAATGCTATAtattaaaagagagaaaaactttaggttgaattaaaaataatgtaCTAAATAGATAATTAAGGCATCATTcggtaaccattttttttttttttttgaaaattaagtttacatatgctacttccaccttcaaatttcttcttttgttatcttctttagccaatgatttaaaaaaaaaaaaaacaaattagaatttgaaaactaaaaaagtagtttttaaaaacttgtttttgtttttagaatttgactaagaattcaactattatacttatgaaagatgcaaatcatggaaagaaatgagaaaaaaataggcttaattttagaaactaaaaataaaaaaacaaaatggttatcgaACAAGACCTAATTAATTAGGATTGATTGATCACAAGAATGTATAGGCTCCATTATTGAAAGAGGCTGAAGCCCAATAAAAGGCATAGGGTGCTTTATGGAGCCCAACTATGGATCTTGAACAGTATAAGGTCCAAAGCCATCCATTTGGGCCTAACAAGGCCCTAGCATTTTTCTTTCATACGTGCGTTTcgaaattttaaattctaatcTTTTTAATCGATggtatatattaattattagctAATGTAATTTtgagaaacaattaaaataaactctccatttttttctaaaaaacttCATCTTTGTCTAGTCATGTttagaggatttttttttctattcttttcCTTTCTGAAAATAGTATAGGAGAATCAAACCTCTAATTTTGAAGTtgataatacatattttatgactgttgaactatgctcatttttgggttagttttatTTCGTTACCATGTATCTGACCCACAaagaaatttctaattttaatattatttttaagaaaaataattttaatatgccTAGGTattgaaataattatttatgCTTTTGTGATAAATTAGTATTtgtattttatcaataatttaatAGAAAAACGTTATGCATGGTGAATAATTTACTCCCAATCcccattttaaaatatatatttttcttctccCATACCCAAACTTGTTTAAAATAGGGATTCTTGGACTTATGAGCATGTAGATATTGGACTTTTCAAATctcttgacttttttttttattaagaatgTATGTCTAAACAGTTAATTGATCGAATTATGCTTAGATTGACAATCTCCTAATCATGTTCTAGTAAAATTCtccctttttaattttataacaatataAAATTCGATGTATATATCCTTATTTGAAAGAAGCATCTAAAAAGGGTAATTAATTTTGGCATgacataatataataatttttttaaaaaaaaaaaacacaaaaaacaagTGAACTAAACTACTAGTCCACCCAAATCCCTTTTACTCCACTCACCACATTTAAGGATAAATTATTAGGAATTATCATCATAATATCAACTAACATGGAAATTTCGATCAAAATCCAACATTAATTAGATAAGAGGATGatcttaaatttataagagaGGACGATTATCGATCTTAAAAAGTATGGAATTTTTTGAATGAAACCAAAAGTAAAGTTATAAAAACTTGTGTCCAAATAATATCATAGAGATATGTGAAGGTTTGCAGACCCTAATAATAGCTCTATATATAGTAATTAACCTTTACTTCTTGATTCTTTCATTAAAGTTGGAAGTTCAAATCTTACCATAATAAAATGAACATTATTTCAACCTAActcaaattatataattaattatagaaagaaaacatttttgaATTGCATAAAAAGGGGTGACTTAATTGATtggttaaatttaaaaatagaaaatgattTAGTTAATATAGTTATTGTAATAGTTGAACTATCTCTTGACTTTAGTTAAATTTTCCACCAAATCCCTTTGTTGTTGACCAGATCTCAAGAAACCAACatgatcatcatcatcatcatcattcctTCCTTCCTTTCTCTTCAACAAAACAAACTTGCTTTAAACTCAAACCCCAACCACTCAGATCATCCAAATTTTCACCACCATTATCACCAAAATAAGCCTTCCCCATTATAATTAATGGAGCTGTTCAACAAACTCCTTTCCCACCTCTAACATTCCTCTTCTTATTCCTTCCTCTCCTTTCTCTCCTCCTCACCTCACCTTCCGATCATTCTCCGATGGGCAACGTCACCTTCGTCTCCGGCATTGGGAGAGTTGTTCTCTCCGACGGTTCCATTCAAAAATTCAACGAACCGTTCACAGCGGCCGAGCTGATGCTCGAACACCCACGACAAGTTGTCGTTGAGATCTGCAAAAGTACCATCATAAGAAAACGGCTAACTCCATTGCCAGCCGACGAAAAGCTCGATTCAAAGAAGGTCGGTTAAATCATTACTGAACTCAAAAGTTTAATAGTGTGATagattatttttctctctttcaacTTGATAAGTCAATTAGTTTTTCTTTAGATTTTAGATGTTTGTATTCATTGTTTATTGTACCTTTTGTGTCGGACAAAACATGCTTATTATTAAAGTATGCCAAAcaattgctttctttacatctaGAAGGtaatttctagttttttttaatgctaatgtattttaaataatgagaaaaataaGTACCTAAAGAGTGCTATAGATGCATTAAGCTTCATTCACTTAAGTTTAACTATGCCTTTTAATTTGCAAAAAAAacttcttattttaatttttatatggaattagaattattacctTAAAGTGGATAACATACAATATGATGAATCATTTACATTTCATATTGTCAACAAGGTTTATATGATGCTACCTATAAGAGGAGGCAAGCCAGCATCATTGTCGTCGGAGGAAATCCGCCGTGTTCTTCTATGTGCCAACTCGGCGTTAAGGTCGCGCTCTCTCCTTCTTTCGTCTTCTAAGGTTCTTCCTTGGTTTGCTAGGGCTGCGACGTCTGCGACAATAACGACAACGAGAGAGGTCCAAGTGGAGATTAAAAAGGAAGATCTTGTGAAGATCGAAGGAGAGGAAGATCGATGGGAAACGGAGATGGCGGCGGAGGGGAGGCCGGAGTATTTGAGCAGACAGTTATCTGGTAGAGGTTGGAAGCCAAGCTTGGATACAATTAAGGAGAAGAAATTTGAGAAGAAATATTCTCATTGGTTGTTCAACTTTTGAAGGCATTGGGAAACATATGTTATATgtgctttattattattaagaaggtttcatatataatgaaaatatttggaaaaaaaaaatagagttaaTATAGAATGTTACAcaagtgttttttctttttttttttggggtgtGTTGTTATGTTTATATTGATTGTTAGAAGGATTACTCAATATGATATATAAACCTGAACAAAATGATATACATGTTATTGACTTTTTTAAATGTCAGTTTTAAAAAACGAACTATTAGGAGTGATGCATGaacaatttttaaagaaaaatctagctaaaaatttgaaagtCTAGAAGTTTAATTGctataattataagtttcacacgATGTTTTACTAAATGGAACaaggtgtaaattgatatatttataaaagtttatggtttaaattagaaaaattggagaaaatgacaaaattcAGGAGTCCTTTAAATTTATGTCAAAAACCAGAAATAATAAGAATTTTGGCAAAACATGTGTTGTTCATGTAGTATCTACTTTTATAACACCAAATTTGGCCCTAGTATGGTTGGCTAACAACATTATTGAATACAGTGTAATTGTTATAGCGGGTATCGAATAGAAATACATGTAAATGGGAAGCATCGATTATGAGATTCCAACCAAATGaattcaagagaaaaaggtagcatatttttttggtcaatttgaatttcaaatgggTAGTTTAATATCAGATCTgatttgatataaccatttttcaaatttattcaaaatgaatcaatctttgatttgtatatcttcatttttattttaatttatactagatcttcaaattttacattaccttattatttcaaatttgtattGGTATATTGGATTATGactaaaattttattcatttttttatacatattatcatcaaataaacagtatatttcatttaaattttctcattttctcatttttattacattttatcACTTATCATCTTAATACATTattacatcatttaaaaaaattttatacaCACTTCGTTTTATCAATATCTCAAAAAAAGTCTTATCTTTTTATACAAATAAGTTAAGTAGTCATTGTttcaatctttttatttttgctatGGATCTACATTGAGTAAGAATTATTTTTTACGATAGATGGAAATGAAAGTTTACACTATCATGATTATCATGTTATTGAAACTTATATTCCATCAAATTCGTCTTTCCCATAAATTGTTGATTATATTCAAGGTAAGCTTTTTCAGTCTTCCAATATCTATGTACTCGTTTGACATTGTACTTACAAAGTATTTAAATAGTGAGTCATCTCGTCCTTACTATTGATAATAATTCGGTCtttgtttgcttttttttttcactagtCATTCTAGCAGTCCTCAATCTTTCACTACTCTTGTTCTtcattcatttttctctttttttataattttaatcctTGTTCAAATGAATTTAAAgggttgattatttttaaacttattcGTTAAAAAATGGCAAATAATGTATAGAACAGATCAAAGTGCATGGcaaaaagaaagattgtaggaAGTTTTGATTTTCCTATATGTGAAAAACTCGTGGTATTATCGTGAAAAAACCCGGTGGTATTATTGATTTTCTTCTCCCACGATAGAGATTGATTGGACTCATCCTTCCGCTTGCAGAAGGATCAATTTTAGAGTTCCTTGCAATAGGATCAGTTTCGATGTCCCTTAAATGGGTAAACAAGGGTTAGAGAAGAATATACATGAGAAGGTGAAATTTTTGTTCACGATTTGCAATCACTTACCTTGCAACAATGGAAGGGATTTCTCCAGCCTATTTGCTAGTGTAGCCATAATGGAAGGGATTCTCCTCATGATGGGCAGGGAGATTTTGTGATGTGTCGCCTGAGCAAAGAGGTTTTGTGACTGGTCGGCCAAACAGAGTGATTTTGTTCTTCACGCTTTCGGTGTGTCTTGATTTCGATTGAGGAAAGTCGAAAATCTCTACTTTCTTTTATTGTGGAATTAGAGTTCTTTgtgtttttgggttttttttttttttttaatgcacgCCTTGATTTGTGTAGCAATCATATCATGTAGGTGTAGATTTGAGGTTTGTAGGCTGCATCCGTTTAGAAACTCTCCGACTTCAATATGTGAACGTTGGACCTTTTATTTTAAGTGAGGGtagttttgataaatttttcattattatttttttattatttaattcaattttgccattttcacaatttttaaaatattttgttattccaaatgaaactttaaatttaatcatttatcTAGGCAGccttttaaattaatacaattgtATTTCAAAGTTTTAATTGATGCAACCCTCACAATTATTTAGGAGAATAATGTGATATGTTTTCCCttagtttatgaatttttagattaaaatacCATTTCGGTTCCTATATTTTGAGAGTTTCTTTATTTCatctttatgtttttaaatgtgtaaatttaaattttatgtgctttcaaaaaatcttaaaatattaccaaattttataaaaatctaactttaaaataacaataagcacaatatttaaatttaattcaaagTACATAAACTTTTGaggattttttattattattattaaattgaatCTACCACTTGAGTTACACGGTGAGAGGAGTATCGATAGTCTCGCTATAAAATGTTCCAATTAAGTATCAACATGAGAATAATTCAATCGGACATAAGACATATGCTTTCCATCCCTACattgatataaataaaatatattattgtctcaaaatcaagtttttctCATTAGATAAAAAGTACAATAAAAATATTCAATGATGACaaataatcaaacaaatccATGTCATACATTAAtaatttctctttctcttaCCATTCAATAAAAATGAGGATGGTGGTTGCTTGCAGTAATATTTGGATTGACATATTTAATAAgataaattcttataaatagaaaaatctaaaaaatatttagattttataacaaaaatttttttgaaatttattgctataaagtataaatgtttttaaatattttttatatttaaaaaaatccctattaataatttaatttcatattaattaaagattatttaatattattaatgaACTCTAATTTGAGTCATAGATCTTTTGATCgttaaaatatgttagattgaaCTATGCCACTTTAATCACTATAAAGATTATTCTTACACTATACCATTCAAGTTAGTAATTCAACCATTAATTGTTGTCATATATTTCTAATAAACTCATTAATAACTGAAAGTTACTCATTAATGATACCAATATGAGCATAGCACTATATAATaagatattattattgttataattattattattataaattgaaGGTGGGATCTCCACACCAAACATTTGTTCAACTtaaaaaaatggtgaaaaatatgttttttggtccctaaattttgaatctagtttttatttagtccacaggtttcaaaatgttacacatttagttctTTAgctttgagtttgatttcaatttagtccctaaattttgaaatgctacaatttttacccatgacatttgagttttgcttcaatGTGGTCATTATGTTTGAAGATTTACACTTGTAACctcgatttttcactaaatacttattttccgtctttagagttaatttatgttaataaattaaaatttgctaaaagaagtataattaattaagctttactatttttatcatttttaaaattaaatttaaaacttcaCTTCATCAATATTGTTAATTAAATAGACATTGTTGTCAATAATTGAAAATgataattgaataaaaaattaaggttaaaaatgtaaaatcttgaaacctatggaccaaattgaaacaaaactgaaatcttaagggtaaaattgtaacattttgaaacttagggactaaattgaaacaaatttcaaaacttaaggactaaagatgtaacattttaaaacctagagATTAAGTTAAAAACTAGAGCCAAAACCTAGGGACAAAAAATGTattattttctataaaaaaaaattaaaatgatttttgttattttgacaaatcaataaataatttttaattacatttatcCCTTGTTTGTCTCATGTAGATTTTTGCATGTCTAATTTAAgatcaatatttaattataatttgcaTTGGTAGGAAAAAGAATATTTgaagtttttataaaatttctGTTTCCAAAACACTTTAAATCCAAAAGAATTGTGATACCAAGTGGTAACCAACTTCACCAATATCATTATTATAGATTCATAACACATCAACTAACTTatctcaataataataataaatcaacaAACATTGTACTTTGTCTCTAAAATCTAGCTAATCACCAACCAATGAAAATCATGAGGCTGTTGGGAGAAAATTGATGCTTAAAATCTTTCTCCAATTTTATgggtttaaattttattaattaacacTCCTAATTTCCAAAGATATTTCATATAAAAGATTTTATATTcactttaaataaaaatattttctatgcATTCATTTGTAAAGATGAGAAACACTTTTTTTAACCACTTAGGATGTGTTTGGtatgtgataaaagtagagagttgagttgagttagttAAATTATCTAgggagttaaattgtctgtgtttgtttgcagagttgagttgagttagtaattattgtctgtgtttgttgtgaGCTGAGTTGAGTTGAAGGATCTAATGCAGTTTTTTTTGTAAATgagattaattatatttttttctgtttatttttttatttcatttttttattttttagttttatgctttgctattgttgattaattttcaaatatacacgtattttctcaaatcatttatgacataaactggacaatctcattttttttctcaatttgtagaacataatatattatttttcatatattcttttcaaaaactgtaataattctaattctcttcaatcgataaaacatatcaacaaaatatatttcatattactgcttaattaattggtatattatatattgtatgtatatatattgaacgtaattatcccaattactaattggtatattgtatgtatatatattgaatcttgctaacttaattttattatttcacatatatataatatggatagtatATTTTGGGGATCCAAACGGCAAAAAtgagggaagagagaaagaaatgaaaatagaatcCAAAGGTTtgacgataaaaaaaaataataataatagggaagagagaaaaatgaaaatatattgatttttagggttagttttGAGGAAAAAAAGGGGGAGTTTTGAGTAGgtaaaaaatgggttttaataacccataggtttgacgattaaaaaaaaaaaaaaaaatctatatccAAACGACAAAGAtgagggaagagagaaagaaatgaaaatatattgatttttaggaTTAGTTTTgagaggataaaaaaaaaagaagttttgagtgggtaaaaaaGGGTTTTAATAACCCATAGGTTTTCTTGATAGGCTTAACAAACATGTAATAAATACACACCCAACCCAAAAACTCATACTTATTTATCAAACACCTCCTTAAGTAATTGAGAAAAACCATCATCTCTCATATTTATGCTActtaagtttaattaaatattagttttatctcatataaaattttgtttgtccTCATTGTCATTAAAATTTTGGTATTAACGTGCATTTAACAAAAGTTTTATACTCATATGTCAAAGGACTATAGTTCAATTGAAATATAAATACGCTAGTAACCACAAGATCTATGGTTTTAATTTCTCTACCccaattatactaaaaaaaagaaagttttatactttttatgGTAATTTAACAACatatagacaaaaaaaaatattatatataaaagctCAAAGATTAATTTCAGGTGTTAGATAAATAAAAAGACCATGaaatagaacaaaaaaaaattgggtctacacttataattaatcaactattTATTAAGGTTTCTTTCCCACACTCAAAAGATGGCATATCAACAAAAATCAATAGACTATATCATTCCATCTTCATTCTCACTTTACATTATTATTCATTTAGCATCTAAGATAACTTTTTCCTCTCTATAAAGTGAATGTGATTGATAAACATATTTGCGTAAAAAGGATATCCAAAAAGTAACTCTAAAACTGATTTCAACCTAATTATTTGTCTTCATCGTATAGATAAATTTATATCTTTacttcataaaattatatatgataaacatatatgtaatttttttagtaaaaagtaaaacaaaTATAGGGTCCTTCCCTTTTGGAACATAAATGATTgtgagaaaaatatataataagatCGACATAGTCGATCATAGAAACATGTCTATCCATCTCAAGATTCGTCTAGAACGATTCATATATTGATACTTCAATTTTTATAGAATGAATGTCATAATATTATGTACTCAATTGAGGTATGTTGTTATGGTATTTTAAGTTcattttaatctcaaattaaaattgtgGGAATTTAAAAGattgagaatttttttaataaaatatctttaatGGTAGTAGGTTAAAGTATAGTTCACTTTATTTGGAAAGttatgtttaataaataaaataaaataaaaaattgcacAAAGGTAATTTCATCTTAAAAAGGGCAATGGAAAGAAACCACCAAGCACACATTCCAAGACTCTACTGAAAAATGGAAGGAGACAAAATCATATCATATGCCTTATGCAAATGCACCCCCAATCCCTTATGGGCACCCCTTATTATTATGTACACTTTCTAACAAGAATATTCCATACttgcattatatatatatatatatatatatatatatatatgcctttttctttttaggttGACGGTTCAAATCTTCATACCTTCGTTTGTTATATTGAAAAAATTCATCTAAAATTCAGAgatttgaatttcattatcatacaatgttgaactaaaaaaaagaaaaaacttttaaaTGAGAATCTGAGATTTTGggtgtgtttggtttaacttttcaagtgttaaattttaaaaatgtgttactttgaaaattttttgaGTGTTTGACAacaactcaaaatagtttttgaaatactttttaaggtgtattttattattattattttttttatcaaacgagtttaaataaaaatgagtttttttttaaaaaaatattttttctatggTCATTCCAAATAGACCCTTCATGtcattcttgtaaataaaatattgtttaattaaagagtGATATAACATGTCTACTCACCAAATTGTCGAATGATTGGATGAAAAATAGAGTTTTGCAAactatatttcatttaaaaaaatatgatatctatatattaGATCTATAACCACTCCAAATTTGAAGTTAGGGCGTAACTCCTCAcacataaaactatatatatataactttgttTATATTTGCTATATGATTCTATTTATCCCAAGCAATAAATTTGTTAACCATAAATTTAGATTTAGATATTATAAACTCAATCCCCAAAAAATAAGACTACAAATTGAcctttttaaaaacataatcttttttttttttttttgtataattcaTCATAAACTTCCCCTTCAAATCCTTTGTTGGGAGAAAGGAAGTTAGTATTTTTGTCAAGAACTTAAAGGATAAAATGGTTAtgtaatgtttatttatttattttggtgaTTTGATGTGAAAATGGCAATGTCCATGGCATCTAAAATATTATTTGTAATGtgcattattaattattattatttcttttcaaCAGCCCCAGCAGCATGGGCTTCCATTTGTCTCTCTTGCATTGCAAGCTAAGTTAATCCATTATAATAAAGCCTCCATAtattacattttctttttatggCTTTCAAAGGAATTCATAAGCTTCATCTAAAATCTAAGTTCTAGTTTAAAAAATCGATCAAATTATTAGAATTGGGTTAGTTTTAGTATTATAATAATTAGCAAGGTTGATCTAGGAATgtataacttaaaattttaaaaaagagatCAATTTGAGcgatccaaaaaaaaaaaaaaaaaaaattttcaaataaaactacgctgtcagcacaagggaaaatcccaacctgataagaggtaagtcatgaaagaaaaaaaaaaaatcttttttttttttttttttggtaaatgaGCAAACggttggaaatgacttttgaACTTAAGCTCATAAGAAAAATTAAGGGGAGTGGAACGTTTTGTCCCgcatagatagatttaaaactgCCTAGAGGATATAAATACCAAGACATTCCATATGAGAATGCAAAGTGTGTTGGTGGCAGAAGTATAACCTTTTTACCACACGCGTATGCTACTCTTGTTagggatataaatataatatgattatatttattttttttaatttaacaattatgggataagtGTTGTCggttttttctccgtaaccgaatgaaatagtgggaggttgcaatcagttttcgtaactaaaggacaaaatgaaaatggttttcattttgcaaagaaatcaaatatttgCTCACTGATTGAGTACACTGCCCATCGCctagcaaaccgagagcatacacgacagctcaaagtttactaaacgatcgtgtacatgcgCGCTCgagtgttttactaaacgatcgtttatacgacCAGCCccagtttactacacgatcgtgtacttttttctaaacgatcaagcagtCATCTATACAATACACTTCCgatatctcccactttcttgttcatggtaaacgatcgttccttcctcattccctctaccaaatccaacagagtccacacctcctggattctcactatgagaataccgaggtttctGAATGGTTGTGTCCTCCAGTTGCCTTGTTTGTGAGGAGTttgttcgtgggtagacgacagcgagatttggtggacgattggtTTGGCTTGCACAGCGATAGCGAGATGTGCAGTCCTTTgatgagagcgagattgaaaagcaaagaagagttcttcaactggtatgtatctcgttcctttgttgtttaaagttcaaagcatgttgtaatttgttgttaaatgcataacttgtatatttgattgtgaatgcggtatttgtcataatgagtttggaacgatcttgcttctgctcagagatgctctttgataagagttccttcatttagTTGGACGGGTGAGTTCGAGTAATCGTACTTGTGCAAAaaagaacaattttttttattacttatctttttaactattttttaatagaatttttattaaatctttTTATATGGATTTTGTTAACTgttcattcatttttttaccctttaatttg
This region includes:
- the LOC120086875 gene encoding uncharacterized protein LOC120086875 encodes the protein MGNVTFVSGIGRVVLSDGSIQKFNEPFTAAELMLEHPRQVVVEICKSTIIRKRLTPLPADEKLDSKKVYMMLPIRGGKPASLSSEEIRRVLLCANSALRSRSLLLSSSKVLPWFARAATSATITTTREVQVEIKKEDLVKIEGEEDRWETEMAAEGRPEYLSRQLSGRGWKPSLDTIKEKKFEKKYSHWLFNF